A window of the Hordeum vulgare subsp. vulgare chromosome 5H, MorexV3_pseudomolecules_assembly, whole genome shotgun sequence genome harbors these coding sequences:
- the LOC123399571 gene encoding 3-ketoacyl-CoA synthase 6-like — translation MLGSYSHVRFLDTWRTAIFVKVLLAVAVPAALFLSASGKLTVGGLSCLPPFYVFATAIIIAAAVSSKLRHMCRPKEVYLVEYGCFRPRPCYRAPLATCREHAQLMPDRFDEQSINFMMRLIARSGLGAETCVPVAYHYIPPDRSLKASREEAELVIFSGIDEAFAKTKSFLKPTDVDVLVLNCSVLAPTPSFIDMVVNRYKLHADVGCFNLSGMGCSAALVSVGLVRNILRVARPGTHALIVSTEILSSTYYTGTDPSMLLPNCLFRMGAAATILSNSPEGARFRLGPVVRTVTSARDVDYRCVYMDEDDKGNTAIRLSRNLPATAGGALRDNVAAFAPLVLPASEQIRVALSILKRKLLFLLGRRADGTLYRPDFRTAFEHFCIHAGGRSVINEAQNGLGLSDDDVEASRMTLHRFGNTSSSSVLYELAYTEAKGRMKKGDRVWMVSFGAGFECNSVAWVCIKPAAGDDCGPWADSINRYPVQLPDVV, via the coding sequence ATGCTGGGATCCTACTCTCACGTGAGGTTCCTGGACACATGGCGTACTGCAATCTTTGTTAAGGTACTGCTCGCGGTGGCCGTACCTGCCGCTTTGTTTCTATCGGCGTCGGGCAAGCTCACCGTCGGCGGGCTGAGCTGCTTGCCGCCGTTTTATGTGTTCGCCACGGCGATCATCATAGCGGCGGCCGTGTCCTCCAAGTTGAGGCACATGTGCCGGCCAAAGGAGGTGTATCTGGTGGAGTACGGTTGCTTCCGGCCCAGACCCTGCTATCGCGCGCCGCTGGCGACGTGCCGCGAGCACGCGCAGCTCATGCCGGACAGGTTCGACGAGCAGAGCATCAATTTCATGATGCGGCTGATAGCACGGTCAGGGCTCGGCGCGGAGACCTGCGTGCCCGTGGCGTACCACTACATACCACCGGACCGGAGCCTCAAGGCGTCACGGGAGGAGGCGGAGCTGGTCATCTTCTCCGGCATAGACGAGGCGTTCGCCAAGACCAAGAGCTTCTTGAAGCCTACGGACGTGGACGTGCTCGTCCTAAACTGCAGCGTCCTGGCACCGACCCCATCGTTCATCGACATGGTCGTCAACAGGTACAAGCTCCACGCCGACGTCGGTTGCTTCAACCTGTCCGGGATGGGGTGCAGCGCCGCGCTCGTATCGGTGGGCCTCGTCAGGAACATCCTTCGGGTGGCGCGGCCTGGAACGCACGCTCTCATCGTGTCCACGGAGATCCTGTCGTCCACGTACTACACTGGCACGGACCCCTCGATGCTCCTCCCCAACTGCTTGTTCCGCATGGGTGCCGCCGCCACGATCCTCTCCAACTCGCCGGAGGGCGCGCGTTTCCGGCTGGGCCCGGTGGTACGCACCGTCACCTCCGCACGGGACGTGGACTACCGGTGCGTGTACATGGACGAGGACGACAAGGGAAACACCGCCATCCGCCTCTCCAGGAATCTCCCGGCCACCGCCGGCGGCGCGCTGAGGGACAACGTCGCCGCCTTCGCACCACTGGTCCTGCCAGCCTCCGAGCAGATTCGCGTGGCGCTGTCCATCCTGAAGCGTAAGCTACTTTTCCTGCTCGGACGACGTGCCGATGGGACGCTCTACAGGCCGGACTTCCGCACGGCATTCGAACACTTCTGCATCCACGCCGGCGGCCGCAGCGTGATCAACGAGGCTCAGAACGGGCTCGGGCTCTCCGACGACGACGTGGAGGCGTCGCGCATGACGCTGCACAGGTTCGGCAACACGTCCAGCAGCTCGGTGCTGTACGAGCTGGCGTACACGGAGGCCAAGGGCCGTATGAAGAAGGGTGACAGGGTGTGGATGGTCTCGTTTGGCGCCGGATTCGAGTGCAACAGCGTCgcgtgggtgtgcatcaaacccGCCGCCGGCGACGATTGCGGGCCGTGGGCTGACTCTATCAACCGCTACCCGGTGCAGCTGCCGGATGTCGTCTAG